The Pigmentiphaga aceris DNA segment GATGCCGATGCGGATCAGCGATTGCCGGACGAAATCGGCCGCGCGGCGGTCCTGGAAGGGGTTGTTCAGCAAGCGCACGGCAAAGCGTTTGCCATCGGCACCGCGCTTGTAGCCCGCTGCATCCAGTGCGGCTTCGGCTGCCTTCACGTCATACGGATAACGCTTGATCGCCGGATTGTGGAACGGCGATGCCGCGCCAATGGGCGTGGCCGATGGCACGCCATGCCCGTACCAGATCGTCTTGGCAAAGACGTCCAGATTCAAGGCTTGTGCAACGGCCAATCTGACTTCACGACGCTTGAACGGCTCGGAGTCCAGGTTGAAATAGATCTGCTGATGGTCGCCCACGTAAGGCCACGCAGTGATGTCCACCGTGATCTTCGGCAGCGCCTTGAAGCGCTCGATGTCGGACAGCGGAATGACCTTGTTGCCCAACTGCACTTCGCCCGATTCCAGCGCAGCAGCCCGTGCCGCAGCATCGGGAATGAAGCGCGCCACGATGGCATCCAGATAAGGACGTGGCTGATCCCAGTAATTGGGATTGCGTTCAAGCTTCACATAGCTGCCGCGCACCCATTCCTTGAAAACGAACGGGCCGGTGCCGATGGGCGCGTTGTTCAGCGGGTTGCTGGCAATGTCCTTGCCTTCGTACAAGTGCTTGGGGATGATCGGCGACTCTGCGCCGTCCAGCGCGGTCAGCAGATACGGCGCTGGCTTGTCGAGCAGCAGAATGACGGTATGGGCATCGGGCGCTTCGATGCTGCGCACATTGGCGAAGGTGACGCGGCCACGCGGGTGAACCGTTTTCAGCGTCTCGATCGAGAAGACCACATCTGCGGCGCTGAAGTCCTTGCCATCGTGCCACTTCACGCCCTTGCGCAGCGTGAAGGTATAACGCAGGCCGTCCGGCGTAACCTGCCAGGCCGTTGCCAGCGCGGGAATGGGCTGCAGCTTCACGTCGAAGTTGAACAAGCCCTCGACCACTTTCGGACCCAGGTCGGTGCTACCGCCAGCGGTGGTGGTCAACGGTACAAAGGCAGCCGGTTCAGGCGTGACGATCCAGGTGAGCGTGCCACCGCGCTTGGCCGCGTCGGTGGGCACCGGGGCAGCGGTCGTGGATGCCGTCTGTGCAACTGCACCCAGAGACAGGCTCAGGCCCAGGGTGGCGACAGCGGCGTTCAGCAGAAAGCGCGAGGTGCGTTGCCCGATGGTCTTAAGCACAGCATGCGAAGATAAATTCGTGTTCAGGCGCATGGCTTTATTCCTTCACCGTGGCGGCGGCAAGCACGCGTGCAACCCGCCCTTCAACCGGGTGCCCCGGATCGGTATAACCAGGCGTAGACGAATGGCCTGCGACTACCAGCCGATTCACCAGCGCTTCGTCTTCCGGCGTGAACACGTAGTCAAGCGCCTTGGCGTAGCCGTCCCATTGTTCGACCGTGCGCGGCCCGGCAATGGCCGAGGTGATCAGGCGATTGTTCAGCACCCAGCCCAGTGCAAAGGCGACCGGGTCGATGCCGCGTGCAGCAATGTGTTCACGAATCACGCGGGCAATATCGACCGACTCTTGTCGCCATTCGGTTTCCAGCAGGCGCTTGTCCTTGCGGGCGGCACGCGAGCCTTCGGCCGGCGCATCGACGCTGTCGTACTTGGCAGTCAGCACGCCACGGGCGAGCGGGCTGTACGACACCACGCCCACACCAAATGCGTGGGCGGCGGGCAGTTGTTCGACTTCGGCCGTGCGATTGACCAGGTTGTAGAGCGGTTGACTGGCCACGGGGCGATCGATGCTTTCGGCATCGGCCAGGTAAGCCACTTCAGCCAGACGCCAGCCGGTGAAATTGGACACGCCGAAGTAGCGGATCTTGCCCGAGCGAACCAGGTCGCCAATGGCGCGCACGGCCTCGCCCAAGGGGGCGTTGAAGTCGGCGCGGTGGAAGTACAGGATGTCCAGGTAGTCGGTGCCCAGACGACGCAGGCTGTTTTCCACCGATTCGATGATCCACTTGCGCGAGCTGCCCCGACGATTCGGGCCTTCACCCAACGGATTGCCGAACTTGGTGGCCAGCACCCAGTCGTCACGATCGCCGCGAATGGCGCGCCCCACGACTTCTTCGGTCTTGCCCTTCTGGTAGACGTCAGCAGTGTCGATGAAATTGACGCCACTTGCCTTTGCGCGCGCAATGATTTCATGCGAAGTGGCCTCGTCGGTCGGGCCACCGAACATCATGGTGCCCAGGGCAAGACGAGAAACTTGCAGGGCGCTGCGCCCCAGATAGCGATGACTCATGAGAAACCGTTTCGATTAAGAGTATTTGCCGACCCGAGCGCAATAAGGCTCGAATCCGATTATTGGATATAGCTACGAGATATGAACCAGCTCGCACCGACAACAATAAATACTAAGAAATGCCCAACACCAGCGTCAAAGACTGATATCGCGTTAGCAAATACTTATAAGCAAACACCCGTCTGGCTGACCGAAACGCTTATCCCCTGAGCCGACAGAAGCCAACGCGTGCCATCACAAAAGGTTATTTGCGAAGATCAAATGATTGTTTGACGCGATCGCATCGAAATTCGGACAATAACTTTACGCAGATACCCACCATATCTGCGTTCAACCTCCATTATCAAATTCCATTTCTCGCGGCATTAAATAGATTGCCGCTGGCACAGTGTTGCTGACACCTGCGCCGCTTATCGATCAGCCCGGCATTTCCACCCCGTGTGTCGAATATCTTCTTCGGCATGTCGGCGTGTGCGCCCAAAGGAAGCATGAGTGTTATTGAATCAGCCGAATCTTCGGCCAGGCTCGACCACCCCGTTTCACCGTCAGACTTCCCAGACAGTCCGTATTCGCAAGCACTGAAACAGCCTGTGCTGCTGGGTCTGTTTCTGCCGATTCAGGCAGGCGGATGGAGCGCATCGACGCTCCCGCGTACCACCGACTGGAGTTGGGAATACAACCGCGACCTGGTGTTGCATGCCGAAGCGCTAGGCTTTGACCTGGTGTTTGCGCTGTCGCAATGGCTGCCCAAGGGCGGTTACGGCGGCGTCTTCGACGGCAATGCGCTGGACTCATTCCAGACCACCGCTGCGCTTACGTCGATCACCAAACGCATTCTGTTGGTATCGACCATCCACGTGCTGTACGGCCCCATGCACCCTTTGCATCTGGCGAAGTGGGGTGCAACGCTGGATCACATTTCCGGTGGCCGCTGGGGCATCAACCTGGTGACCGGGCACCGTGCGGTGGAACACGAGGCATTCGGTTGGAACCGAATCGAGCACGACAAGCGTTATGCCTTGGCAGATGAGTTTGCCCAGGTCTTGCAACGCCTGTGGTCAGACGACGAGCCTTATTCATTCGAAGGTGAGTCGTCGTGGAAGCTGAAGAACGCTTTTGTCACCCCCAAGCCGCGCTACGGCCGCCCGCTGCTGGTCAATGCGACGGGGTCGGATGCAGGCATTGCCTTCGCTGCCCGGCATTCGGACATCGTGTTCATCACCAGCCCCGGTGCGTCGGACTTTGCCAGCGCCATCCAGGTGCTGCCCGCGCATGCACAGCGAGTGAAACAGGCCGCCCGCGATCAAGGTCGTGAAATCCGCACGCTGCTGAATCCAATGGTCATCAGCCGCGCAAGCGAAGCGGAAACGCGTGACTACTACAACGCCATCGTGGCCCACCAAGACTTCCGCACGCCCGAAGGTTTCCAAGCCTTGGACAGCGATGCACACGCCTGGAAAGGCCGTGCCGGCATCGACCCACCCAGCCGCCGTGCCATCGGCGGCAACATCGAAGTGGTCGGCACACCTGAACAGGTGGTCGAACAGTTCATTCAATTGAAGCGCGCAGGCATCGACGGCCTGCAACTGAGCTTCTTCGATTTCAAGCCCGACCTGGAATTCTTCGGCGAGCACATTCTGCCGCTGATGAAACAGGCCGGACTGCGGTTCTGATATTTCCCTTCTTCACGGACGACACATGACGAATACCACCTGGGCGCGCGCGTTTGCGCTTGCCGTGCCATTGATGCTTTGGAATGCCAGCACGTCGGCACAAGCGTCGCCACAAGCGCCAGTACGCGGCGGCACCTTCACCTATGCAATGGCGCAGGAACCCACCACGTTGGTGTCCTTCCTGGATACCAAGACCGACAACCGCAATGTCAGCGCCAAAGTGACCGAAGGCCTGCTGCGCTACGACCTGAAGTTCAAACCCCAGCCCCTGCTGGCAACAGCATGGGAAGTCAGCGCCGACGGCCTGCGCTACACCTTCACGCTGCGCAAAGGCGTGAAGTTCCACGACGGTTCGGACTTCACCTCGGCCGATGTGCGGTATTCGATTCTCAAGCAGAAAGAACTGGGCCCGCGCGGCCGCATCACCTTTGCCAACGTGCAGGCGGTCGAAACGCCCGATGCCCACACTGCGGTCATTTCGCTGGCCAAACCCGCGCCCTATCTGATCAACGCCCTGTCGTCGGCCGAGACGCCCATCGTGCCGCACCAGCGCTACGGCGACGCCAGCCCGCTTGCGCATGCAAACACCAATCAGCCGATCGGTACCGGCCCGTTTGTCTTCAAGGAATGGGTCAAGGGCAGCCACGTGGTGCTGGAAAAGAACCCCAGCTACTGGCGTGAAGGCTACCCCTACGTGGACCGCGTGATCTTCCGCTTCATCAAGAACGCGGCATCGATTTCAGCGGCCATCGAAGCAGGCGAAGTCAACGCCGCGCTGAACGTGGCAATCGCCGACATCGACCGCCTGGCCAAAGACCCCAAGCTGGCGGTGGACGACACCTACGACGCCTTCCTGAACAACGCCCTGTTCCTGGAGTTCAATCACAACAACCCCATTCTGGCCAACCAGAAAGTGCGCTACGCAATCGCCCATGCGATCGACCGCAACTTTATTGCCAACACCGTTTATTACCGTCGCGCCCAAGTCGTCAATTCTCCGATCCCGGCAATCTTGACGGACTATTACGACGACAGCACCTTCAACTACACCGTAGACGCAGCCAAGGCCAACGCGCTGCTGGACGAAGCAGGCTACCCCCGCAAAGACGGCCAGACACGTTTTGAGCTGCGCCTGAGCTTCCTGCCCTCGGCCGATTTCAAACGCGCATCTGAATACATTCGCGCGTCGTTGAACCGCCTAGGCATCAAAGTAGAAATCGTCGACGGCGACCTGCCCACCTTCCTGAACCGGGTCTACAAAGAACGCGGCTTCGACCTGAACGTCAACGGCCTGGGCCGCCTGTTCGATCCGACCGTGGGCGTGCAGCGCATCTACTGGTCCGATGCGATCAAAAACCCGATTCCATGGGTCAACGCATCGCACTACAACAATGCGCGT contains these protein-coding regions:
- a CDS encoding ABC transporter substrate-binding protein; this encodes MRLNTNLSSHAVLKTIGQRTSRFLLNAAVATLGLSLSLGAVAQTASTTAAPVPTDAAKRGGTLTWIVTPEPAAFVPLTTTAGGSTDLGPKVVEGLFNFDVKLQPIPALATAWQVTPDGLRYTFTLRKGVKWHDGKDFSAADVVFSIETLKTVHPRGRVTFANVRSIEAPDAHTVILLLDKPAPYLLTALDGAESPIIPKHLYEGKDIASNPLNNAPIGTGPFVFKEWVRGSYVKLERNPNYWDQPRPYLDAIVARFIPDAAARAAALESGEVQLGNKVIPLSDIERFKALPKITVDITAWPYVGDHQQIYFNLDSEPFKRREVRLAVAQALNLDVFAKTIWYGHGVPSATPIGAASPFHNPAIKRYPYDVKAAEAALDAAGYKRGADGKRFAVRLLNNPFQDRRAADFVRQSLIRIGIDAELQTLDFATYVTRVYTDRAFDITLENLTNVFDPTIGVQRVFWSKNFKVGLPFSNAPHYVSADADRLLEAAAGEADAARRRALFFEFQEVIHRDIPSIELGANPNVTIAARNLHDWGVNAGGVRANLARAYFSKP
- a CDS encoding aldo/keto reductase, with translation MSHRYLGRSALQVSRLALGTMMFGGPTDEATSHEIIARAKASGVNFIDTADVYQKGKTEEVVGRAIRGDRDDWVLATKFGNPLGEGPNRRGSSRKWIIESVENSLRRLGTDYLDILYFHRADFNAPLGEAVRAIGDLVRSGKIRYFGVSNFTGWRLAEVAYLADAESIDRPVASQPLYNLVNRTAEVEQLPAAHAFGVGVVSYSPLARGVLTAKYDSVDAPAEGSRAARKDKRLLETEWRQESVDIARVIREHIAARGIDPVAFALGWVLNNRLITSAIAGPRTVEQWDGYAKALDYVFTPEDEALVNRLVVAGHSSTPGYTDPGHPVEGRVARVLAAATVKE
- a CDS encoding LLM class flavin-dependent oxidoreductase, yielding MSVIESAESSARLDHPVSPSDFPDSPYSQALKQPVLLGLFLPIQAGGWSASTLPRTTDWSWEYNRDLVLHAEALGFDLVFALSQWLPKGGYGGVFDGNALDSFQTTAALTSITKRILLVSTIHVLYGPMHPLHLAKWGATLDHISGGRWGINLVTGHRAVEHEAFGWNRIEHDKRYALADEFAQVLQRLWSDDEPYSFEGESSWKLKNAFVTPKPRYGRPLLVNATGSDAGIAFAARHSDIVFITSPGASDFASAIQVLPAHAQRVKQAARDQGREIRTLLNPMVISRASEAETRDYYNAIVAHQDFRTPEGFQALDSDAHAWKGRAGIDPPSRRAIGGNIEVVGTPEQVVEQFIQLKRAGIDGLQLSFFDFKPDLEFFGEHILPLMKQAGLRF
- a CDS encoding ABC transporter substrate-binding protein, translating into MTNTTWARAFALAVPLMLWNASTSAQASPQAPVRGGTFTYAMAQEPTTLVSFLDTKTDNRNVSAKVTEGLLRYDLKFKPQPLLATAWEVSADGLRYTFTLRKGVKFHDGSDFTSADVRYSILKQKELGPRGRITFANVQAVETPDAHTAVISLAKPAPYLINALSSAETPIVPHQRYGDASPLAHANTNQPIGTGPFVFKEWVKGSHVVLEKNPSYWREGYPYVDRVIFRFIKNAASISAAIEAGEVNAALNVAIADIDRLAKDPKLAVDDTYDAFLNNALFLEFNHNNPILANQKVRYAIAHAIDRNFIANTVYYRRAQVVNSPIPAILTDYYDDSTFNYTVDAAKANALLDEAGYPRKDGQTRFELRLSFLPSADFKRASEYIRASLNRLGIKVEIVDGDLPTFLNRVYKERGFDLNVNGLGRLFDPTVGVQRIYWSDAIKNPIPWVNASHYNNARVDELFRAAAVETDATKRAAQFKEIQQTVGRELPVLPLVTVPSALQVYQKRVHQLNNNVELTAGDWSDLWIAP